One genomic window of Maribacter aquivivus includes the following:
- a CDS encoding lysophospholipid acyltransferase family protein, translating to MRSTNILGTTYRFTNNFDLPTDRPLIIVTNHQSMYDIPPLIWYMRKHHPKFVSKKELGKGIPSVSFNLVHGGSVLIDRNDGKSAIMEIGKLGTYIEEHKRSAVIFPEGTRSRDGHPKPFKPMGLKMLLKKAPSALVVPISINNSWKLVRFGQFPMGLGAKVQLEVQKPLENTGNLDELIQQIEASVVSGINSFK from the coding sequence ATGCGTAGCACCAACATTTTAGGTACAACTTACCGCTTTACAAATAACTTTGATTTACCAACAGACAGACCATTAATAATTGTAACCAATCATCAAAGTATGTACGATATACCACCGCTTATTTGGTATATGCGTAAACACCACCCAAAATTTGTTAGTAAGAAAGAATTAGGAAAAGGCATACCGAGTGTATCATTTAACCTCGTTCATGGGGGTTCTGTTTTAATTGACAGAAACGATGGAAAATCAGCGATAATGGAAATAGGCAAACTGGGTACCTATATTGAAGAACATAAAAGAAGTGCCGTTATTTTTCCGGAAGGAACAAGAAGTAGAGACGGACACCCAAAACCATTTAAACCTATGGGACTTAAAATGCTTCTTAAAAAAGCTCCGTCTGCATTGGTTGTGCCCATTAGTATCAATAATTCATGGAAATTGGTTCGCTTCGGACAATTTCCAATGGGATTAGGTGCCAAGGTTCAATTAGAGGTTCAAAAACCTTTAGAGAATACTGGCAACTTAGACGAACTGATTCAACAAATAGAAGCATCCGTAGTTAGCGGGATAAATTCTTTTAAATGA
- a CDS encoding BrxA/BrxB family bacilliredoxin, protein MYPAELVKPMRDDLASAGFEELYTADAVANAINKEGTTLVVVNSVCGCAAANARPAAKMSLQNDKKPDFAVTVFAGVDKEAVDAARNLMVPFPPSSPSMALFKNGELVHMIERHHIEGRPAEMIAQNLAQAYDEFC, encoded by the coding sequence ATGTACCCTGCAGAATTAGTAAAACCAATGAGAGATGATCTGGCCTCTGCCGGATTTGAAGAATTATATACAGCAGATGCAGTAGCAAATGCCATCAATAAAGAAGGAACAACTTTAGTAGTTGTAAATTCTGTTTGTGGTTGTGCAGCAGCAAATGCAAGACCTGCAGCTAAAATGAGCTTGCAGAACGATAAAAAACCAGATTTTGCAGTAACTGTATTTGCTGGTGTAGATAAAGAAGCTGTTGATGCGGCAAGAAACCTTATGGTTCCTTTCCCTCCTTCTTCTCCTTCTATGGCCTTATTCAAAAATGGCGAGTTGGTTCATATGATCGAACGTCACCATATTGAAGGTAGACCAGCTGAAATGATTGCTCAGAATTTAGCACAAGCTTACGACGAGTTTTGCTAG
- a CDS encoding TerB family tellurite resistance protein, producing the protein MIKWLGALVGFFLRGLSGAVLGFFAGSIIDSFFGSSKGSARSVFEDYTRPNVTAADFELNLLSLCSLVIKADGQVSQSEMDYVRQYFVSTYGKDKANAIFRSFNEINKKGQISAQNVCTFLAQRTRYEVRLQLLHFLFGIAQADGSISNPEIQKIREIAGYLRVSLNEFESIKAMFVKSANNSYKILDIEKSATDAEVKKAYREMAKKYHPDRVNTKDEAIKKGAEEKFKQVQAAYETIQKERGLN; encoded by the coding sequence ATGATTAAATGGTTGGGAGCTTTAGTAGGCTTTTTTTTGAGAGGTTTATCTGGAGCGGTTTTAGGCTTTTTTGCTGGTAGTATTATAGACAGCTTTTTTGGTTCAAGTAAAGGTAGTGCACGTAGTGTGTTTGAAGATTATACACGACCAAATGTAACTGCAGCAGATTTTGAGCTGAACTTACTGTCGTTATGTTCACTTGTTATTAAGGCAGACGGACAAGTGAGCCAGTCAGAAATGGATTATGTACGTCAGTATTTTGTTAGCACCTATGGCAAAGACAAGGCGAATGCCATTTTTAGAAGTTTCAATGAAATAAATAAGAAAGGACAAATATCTGCGCAAAACGTTTGTACGTTTCTGGCACAACGAACCCGTTATGAAGTTCGTTTGCAGTTATTGCACTTTTTATTCGGTATTGCTCAGGCAGATGGTAGCATCAGTAATCCCGAAATTCAAAAAATTAGAGAAATAGCTGGTTACCTGAGAGTTTCTCTTAATGAATTTGAAAGTATAAAAGCCATGTTCGTGAAATCGGCGAACAATTCTTATAAAATTTTAGATATTGAGAAATCTGCAACAGATGCTGAGGTAAAGAAGGCCTATAGAGAAATGGCTAAAAAATATCATCCAGACAGGGTGAATACGAAAGATGAAGCTATTAAAAAAGGTGCTGAAGAGAAGTTTAAGCAGGTACAGGCCGCTTATGAGACCATACAAAAAGAGCGTGGGTTAAATTAG
- a CDS encoding HupE/UreJ family protein, protein MQEFWFYIELGLHHVLDVNAYDHILFLTALALPFTFKSWKNVLLLATVFTFTHCLALVFSVYEILVIEASWIEFLIPVTILATAIFNLVDNKAQMDERTIWFHVLATGFFGLIHGFGFSNYFKMMIMGEDDKLAPLLGFAGGIELSQVVIVLLVLILAYMVQSILKVKQSLFIMVGSIVIILVMLPLLYETFPF, encoded by the coding sequence ATGCAAGAATTTTGGTTTTATATAGAATTAGGTCTTCATCATGTTTTGGATGTAAATGCATATGATCACATATTGTTTCTAACTGCACTGGCGCTTCCTTTTACGTTTAAAAGCTGGAAGAATGTTTTGCTTTTAGCAACCGTTTTTACCTTTACGCATTGCTTAGCATTAGTATTCTCTGTTTACGAGATTTTGGTAATAGAAGCAAGTTGGATAGAGTTTTTGATACCTGTTACCATTCTCGCAACTGCTATTTTTAATTTAGTAGATAACAAGGCTCAAATGGATGAAAGAACTATTTGGTTTCATGTTTTAGCTACCGGTTTTTTCGGGTTAATACACGGATTCGGATTCTCCAATTATTTTAAAATGATGATTATGGGTGAAGACGATAAATTAGCACCTTTATTAGGTTTCGCTGGTGGAATTGAATTGTCTCAAGTAGTTATTGTTCTATTGGTATTGATTTTGGCTTATATGGTTCAAAGCATTTTAAAAGTTAAGCAAAGCTTGTTTATTATGGTAGGTAGCATTGTCATTATTCTGGTTATGCTACCGTTGTTATATGAAACATTTCCTTTTTAG
- a CDS encoding deoxycytidylate deaminase, giving the protein MKKEKQLKYDRAYLRMAKEWGMLSSCKRKQVGAIIVKDRMIISDGYNGTPTGFENYCEDEEGYTKWYVLHAEANAILKVAGSTQSCQGATLYITLSPCRECSKLIHQSGIKRVVYQVGYKDDSGLQFLAKAGVELQHMPEINVTI; this is encoded by the coding sequence ATGAAGAAAGAAAAACAATTAAAGTATGATAGGGCCTATTTAAGAATGGCTAAAGAATGGGGTATGCTTTCTTCATGTAAGCGTAAACAGGTAGGTGCCATCATCGTAAAAGATAGAATGATTATTTCTGACGGATACAACGGTACACCAACCGGATTCGAAAATTATTGCGAAGATGAAGAGGGGTACACGAAATGGTATGTTTTACATGCCGAGGCCAATGCTATTTTAAAAGTAGCTGGTTCTACCCAATCTTGCCAAGGTGCTACTTTATACATTACGTTATCTCCTTGTAGAGAATGTAGTAAGTTAATTCATCAGTCTGGCATTAAACGTGTAGTGTATCAAGTAGGATACAAAGATGATTCGGGATTACAATTTTTAGCAAAAGCAGGGGTTGAATTACAACATATGCCAGAAATAAATGTTACTATCTAA
- a CDS encoding S41 family peptidase yields MNKKYSALFPLIIAIALALGFFIGGKLNFNDSPERLFSTNSKKDKLNRLIDYIDYEYVDDVNTDSIVDITVNSILEKLDPHSVYISEKEMSGVTENMKGDFVGIGINFYSYNDTIAVIKTVKDGPSFVKGILPGDRIIMADNDTLYGKDFPSEVIVEKLKGKEGTSINLTVFRKAENRTFNVKVVRGIVPLKSVDAFYMLNKDIGYIKVNRFAESTYKEFKDALVRLQKRGAKKLVLDLRDNPGGYLGMAEEMADEFLEDGKLILFTKNKKGKINKSFATDEGSFEDKPIYVLINERSASASEIVAGALQDNDVGTIVGRRSFGKGLVQREMALGDGSAVRLTVSRYYTPTGRSIQKTYANGTKDYYQRFTDRFHSGEMISVDSIKVADSLKFITPKGKVVYGGGGIIPDVFVPIGSNEEEAVESMDNLGFLSFFVFEHLDEDRERYAQYSQEEFVNDFKVDDILFERFVQYSVDRNLRMNFYDYEQSIKRFLKANIAEQLFNTNIHAKIKADEDLMLQKVLELDGGGIQQQDTGEIKANN; encoded by the coding sequence ATGAATAAAAAATACAGTGCTCTATTTCCTTTAATTATCGCTATTGCGCTTGCATTAGGTTTTTTTATAGGCGGAAAACTGAATTTTAATGACTCTCCAGAACGTCTCTTTTCTACAAATTCTAAGAAAGACAAACTCAACAGACTTATAGATTACATTGATTATGAGTATGTAGATGATGTTAATACAGATAGCATTGTTGATATTACTGTCAATAGTATTCTTGAAAAACTTGATCCACATTCTGTTTACATTTCAGAAAAAGAAATGTCTGGTGTAACCGAGAACATGAAGGGCGATTTTGTTGGCATCGGTATTAACTTTTACTCTTATAACGATACAATTGCGGTTATAAAAACTGTTAAAGACGGCCCTAGTTTTGTAAAAGGAATTTTACCAGGTGATCGTATTATAATGGCAGATAACGATACGCTATATGGTAAAGACTTCCCTAGTGAAGTTATTGTAGAGAAATTAAAAGGAAAAGAAGGTACTTCTATTAACCTTACCGTATTTAGAAAAGCAGAAAATAGAACGTTCAATGTAAAGGTGGTGCGTGGTATTGTTCCTTTAAAAAGTGTCGATGCCTTTTATATGCTTAATAAAGATATTGGTTATATAAAAGTAAATCGCTTTGCAGAGTCTACTTATAAAGAGTTTAAAGATGCTCTGGTACGATTACAAAAACGTGGTGCTAAAAAGCTAGTGCTTGATTTGCGTGATAACCCTGGCGGTTATTTAGGCATGGCAGAAGAAATGGCAGATGAGTTTCTAGAAGATGGTAAACTTATATTGTTCACTAAAAATAAAAAAGGAAAAATCAATAAGAGCTTTGCAACCGATGAAGGAAGTTTTGAAGATAAACCTATTTATGTTTTAATAAACGAAAGATCTGCCTCAGCTAGTGAAATTGTAGCGGGTGCATTGCAAGACAATGATGTTGGTACTATTGTAGGTCGTAGATCTTTTGGTAAAGGTTTGGTACAGCGAGAAATGGCCTTAGGTGATGGCTCGGCAGTTAGACTTACCGTTTCTAGGTATTACACTCCTACTGGAAGAAGTATTCAAAAAACTTATGCCAACGGAACTAAAGATTACTACCAACGTTTTACAGATAGATTCCATAGCGGTGAAATGATTTCTGTAGATAGTATTAAAGTGGCAGATTCGTTAAAGTTTATAACCCCGAAAGGAAAAGTGGTTTATGGCGGTGGTGGTATCATTCCTGATGTTTTTGTACCGATCGGAAGCAATGAGGAAGAAGCTGTTGAGAGTATGGATAATTTAGGCTTCTTGTCCTTTTTTGTATTTGAACATTTAGATGAGGATAGAGAAAGGTATGCTCAATATTCCCAAGAAGAATTTGTAAACGATTTTAAAGTTGACGATATTCTTTTCGAAAGATTTGTGCAGTATTCCGTAGATAGAAATCTTAGAATGAACTTCTATGATTATGAGCAGAGTATCAAACGATTTTTGAAAGCTAATATCGCAGAACAATTATTCAACACTAATATACATGCCAAGATTAAAGCAGATGAAGATCTTATGCTTCAGAAGGTACTAGAATTAGATGGCGGTGGAATTCAGCAACAAGATACTGGCGAGATTAAAGCCAATAATTAA
- a CDS encoding MarC family protein, translating into MEFHFDLREIATASMVLFAVIDILGSIPIIIGLRKKVGHIQSEKASVVAAIIMVAFLFLGEEILNLIGIDVNSFAVAGAFIIFFLAIEMILGIQLYKDDEPESASIVPIAFPLIAGAGTLTSLLSLRAEYYVENIIIAIVVNIVFVFIVLKSSVKIEKMLGKNGVNVIRKVFGVILMAIAVKLFAANINELF; encoded by the coding sequence ATGGAGTTTCATTTTGATTTAAGAGAGATTGCAACCGCAAGTATGGTACTATTTGCTGTTATTGATATTTTGGGTAGTATTCCTATTATTATTGGGCTTAGAAAAAAAGTAGGCCATATTCAGTCAGAAAAAGCATCTGTTGTTGCTGCTATTATTATGGTGGCTTTTCTGTTTCTTGGAGAAGAAATATTAAATCTTATTGGTATTGATGTAAATTCATTTGCCGTTGCCGGTGCATTCATCATTTTCTTTTTAGCTATTGAAATGATATTAGGTATTCAATTATACAAGGATGATGAACCAGAAAGTGCTTCTATTGTACCTATTGCCTTCCCATTAATTGCTGGCGCAGGTACGCTTACCTCCCTACTTTCATTAAGAGCAGAGTACTATGTAGAAAATATTATTATAGCTATTGTCGTGAACATTGTCTTCGTTTTCATTGTACTTAAATCATCTGTGAAAATCGAAAAAATGCTCGGTAAAAACGGAGTTAATGTTATTAGAAAGGTATTTGGGGTAATTCTTATGGCAATTGCTGTTAAATTATTCGCAGCTAATATTAATGAGCTTTTCTAG
- a CDS encoding DUF3109 family protein codes for MFQLGKTIVSEEIIENDFVCNLSACKGGCCVDGEAGAPVEDSETEIMVDIYAKVKPFLRPEGVAVIEEQGAFVKGEDGEWETPLVNGSECAYVIFDDKKIAKCGIEEAYNQGKIKWKKPVSCHLYPIRVREYTELTAVNYHKWQICDPACALGDELKVPVYKFVKEALIRKFGEPWYNELEEVAKDHLK; via the coding sequence ATGTTTCAATTAGGGAAAACCATAGTATCTGAAGAGATTATAGAAAACGATTTTGTTTGCAACCTTAGCGCGTGTAAAGGTGGTTGCTGTGTGGATGGCGAAGCTGGTGCACCAGTTGAAGATTCAGAAACTGAAATTATGGTCGATATCTATGCTAAGGTTAAACCATTTTTAAGACCCGAAGGTGTTGCTGTTATTGAAGAACAAGGTGCTTTTGTTAAGGGTGAAGATGGTGAATGGGAAACTCCATTAGTAAATGGAAGTGAATGTGCTTACGTTATTTTCGACGATAAGAAAATTGCTAAGTGTGGTATAGAAGAGGCTTACAACCAAGGCAAAATTAAATGGAAAAAACCTGTGTCTTGTCATTTGTACCCAATTAGAGTACGTGAGTATACTGAACTAACTGCCGTTAACTATCATAAATGGCAAATTTGTGATCCAGCATGCGCTTTGGGTGATGAGTTAAAAGTGCCCGTTTATAAGTTCGTTAAAGAAGCTTTAATCAGAAAATTTGGTGAACCTTGGTATAACGAATTAGAAGAAGTTGCTAAAGACCATCTTAAATAG
- a CDS encoding tetratricopeptide repeat protein, whose amino-acid sequence MYKFKFKFLFFLLYTLVPQQHSYSQDIPQNLKEVVDSLLSKTPKECQEIHSVLATYSNDSTALRYIENRATTNKYLLGEAYALNQLGNLYRDLSIYPKAIELYQSALEASVKADNIELRVNSLNMLSTVYRRTDAIKSALDSSQEALELAENVAEPNNGIKRSITVSLNSIGGIYQMLEQYDLAIEKYERSMIIQKELDDKQGLATSHQNLGECYEYQGELEPALKNFRKALVYNEIIDSNRGKIIGNYSIAHVYVHMGKIEEAISILENNLLKAISIGDQKIITTIYINLGWSLIRYGDYNAAETNLESGLSLATSNEFNAEIAEANKFLSELWIKRDDYQKGMSYFKESRKYEEHITNSLNLRYVNDMILRYESQKRANQLDRLAKENETVRLKLKKNRTMLIIIGIFLILLVGILYILYRQSQLNAEKKLLTLEQSMLRSQMNPHFLFNSLNSIKLYIINNEKKNAVHYLNKFSKLVRKILEASSQREISLADELETVALYMNIENIRFSNEINFNIHIKDNINTHNIKIPSLILQPFLENALWHGLSSKDGAKNIDLEIKKGKNGFIEIIITDNGVGRDAAEKIKDSKVLKRKSVGIDITKERLANFSRDYENFFHVDIIDKFDDDTNPMGTQIVIYIPTI is encoded by the coding sequence GTGTATAAATTCAAGTTCAAATTTCTATTTTTCCTTCTGTATACTTTAGTACCACAACAGCATAGTTATTCTCAAGATATACCCCAAAATTTAAAAGAAGTAGTAGACAGTCTATTATCTAAAACTCCGAAAGAATGTCAAGAAATACATTCAGTCTTAGCAACTTATAGCAATGACAGTACTGCGTTACGTTATATAGAAAATAGAGCTACAACTAACAAGTATCTTTTAGGTGAAGCATACGCTTTAAACCAATTAGGAAATCTCTATCGTGACTTATCAATTTACCCAAAAGCAATAGAACTTTACCAAAGTGCATTAGAAGCATCTGTTAAAGCAGATAACATAGAACTTAGGGTAAACAGTTTAAACATGCTCAGTACAGTTTACAGGCGAACTGATGCTATAAAGTCTGCGTTAGATAGCAGCCAAGAAGCATTAGAATTGGCTGAAAATGTCGCCGAACCAAATAATGGCATAAAAAGAAGTATCACAGTATCTTTAAATAGTATTGGTGGAATATATCAAATGCTAGAACAATATGATCTGGCCATTGAGAAATATGAAAGGTCGATGATCATTCAAAAAGAATTGGACGATAAACAAGGGCTTGCCACTAGCCATCAAAACTTAGGCGAGTGTTATGAATATCAAGGAGAGCTTGAACCTGCTTTAAAAAACTTTAGAAAAGCACTTGTTTACAATGAGATAATAGATTCTAATCGCGGAAAAATAATAGGTAATTATAGTATAGCCCACGTGTATGTACATATGGGTAAAATTGAAGAAGCGATTTCAATTTTAGAAAACAATCTATTAAAAGCCATTTCTATTGGAGACCAAAAAATCATAACCACTATTTATATAAACCTAGGATGGTCATTGATACGTTATGGTGATTATAACGCGGCAGAAACTAATTTAGAATCTGGTTTAAGCTTAGCAACATCTAACGAATTTAATGCAGAAATAGCCGAAGCGAATAAATTCTTATCTGAACTTTGGATTAAGCGAGATGATTACCAGAAAGGTATGAGTTATTTTAAAGAATCTAGAAAATACGAAGAACACATTACCAACTCTCTTAATCTACGGTACGTAAATGACATGATTTTACGATACGAATCTCAAAAGAGAGCCAACCAGTTAGACCGGCTAGCCAAAGAAAACGAAACAGTACGCTTAAAGCTAAAGAAAAATAGAACCATGCTGATTATCATTGGCATCTTTTTAATTCTACTTGTTGGTATTTTGTATATTCTATACCGTCAAAGTCAATTAAACGCAGAGAAAAAACTACTGACATTAGAGCAAAGCATGTTGCGTAGTCAAATGAATCCTCATTTTTTATTCAATTCACTAAACTCAATTAAATTATACATCATTAATAACGAAAAAAAGAATGCTGTACATTATCTAAATAAATTCTCCAAACTAGTACGAAAAATACTTGAAGCGTCGTCCCAACGAGAAATCTCATTGGCAGATGAACTAGAAACAGTAGCGCTGTATATGAATATTGAAAACATAAGATTTTCTAATGAAATTAACTTTAATATTCACATCAAAGACAATATAAATACTCATAATATAAAAATACCATCGCTTATACTACAACCTTTTTTAGAAAATGCCTTGTGGCATGGTTTATCTTCAAAAGATGGAGCAAAGAATATAGACTTAGAAATAAAAAAGGGTAAAAACGGTTTTATTGAAATAATCATTACCGACAATGGAGTAGGTAGAGATGCAGCAGAAAAAATAAAGGACAGTAAGGTTCTCAAAAGAAAGTCCGTAGGTATTGATATTACCAAAGAACGATTAGCAAATTTTTCACGTGATTATGAAAACTTTTTTCATGTAGATATCATTGATAAGTTTGACGATGACACCAACCCTATGGGAACACAAATAGTAATATATATACCTACTATTTAA
- a CDS encoding LytR/AlgR family response regulator transcription factor, with product MLQAVIVDDEIKALQSLTWELTNFSDEINVIASFTNPNEALSYLEKNTPDCLFLDIEMPTMDGFQFIKKLTNKNFPVVITTAYNQYALKAIKSQALDYLLKPIDTDDLEETIIKIKKFNNKNFSVEKLEMALLNYNSRSIHKRITLNTDGKLLFLESDEILYAESDGNYSTIFLTDGQKIVLTKKLKEVNELLPADSFFRIHNSYIINLNKIKEFLKTDGYVVLKSNHKIPVSRQKKSDFLDML from the coding sequence ATGTTACAAGCTGTAATAGTTGATGATGAAATTAAAGCCCTGCAAAGCCTAACGTGGGAGCTTACCAATTTCAGCGATGAAATCAATGTTATCGCCTCATTTACGAATCCGAATGAAGCACTTTCATACTTAGAAAAAAATACTCCCGATTGTCTTTTTTTAGACATCGAAATGCCCACTATGGATGGCTTTCAGTTCATTAAAAAACTAACTAACAAGAATTTTCCTGTAGTAATCACCACCGCCTATAATCAATATGCCTTAAAAGCTATCAAAAGTCAGGCTTTAGACTATCTATTAAAACCAATAGATACTGATGATTTAGAAGAAACCATTATCAAGATCAAAAAATTTAATAACAAGAATTTTTCTGTTGAAAAACTAGAAATGGCACTTTTAAATTATAACTCTAGGTCCATACATAAACGTATTACATTAAATACAGACGGTAAATTATTATTTTTGGAGAGTGATGAGATTCTATATGCCGAATCTGACGGTAATTACAGCACCATATTTTTAACAGACGGTCAAAAAATAGTACTCACCAAAAAACTAAAGGAAGTAAACGAGTTGCTTCCGGCAGATTCTTTTTTTAGAATTCACAATTCGTATATCATCAATCTAAATAAAATAAAGGAATTTTTAAAGACTGATGGTTACGTGGTTTTAAAGTCTAATCATAAAATACCTGTATCAAGACAAAAAAAATCTGATTTTTTAGATATGCTGTAG
- a CDS encoding hydroxypyruvate isomerase family protein, with protein MKRRSFIQKSALTTGALSVASTVSFANTLTNNKAAHKYNLKYAPHLGMFKHLAGDDPIDQLNFMADQGYTAFEDNEMRKRPIEQQEKMAATMKKRGIEMGVFVAHEIHWKTPNLASGDLTKREEFLNDIKSSIEVAKRVNAKWMTVVPGHVDLKLRIGYQTANVVESLRQASALLEPHNITMVLEPLNFRNHPGLFLTDAPQAFEICRAVNSPSCKILFDIYHQQIQEGNLIPNMEASWSEIAYIQIGDNPGRNEPTTGEINYHNVFKWIHEQGFTGVLGMEHGNSRDGKEGELAVIEAYKKVDNFL; from the coding sequence ATGAAAAGAAGAAGCTTCATTCAAAAATCTGCACTAACTACAGGCGCACTTTCCGTAGCAAGTACCGTATCATTTGCCAATACATTAACCAACAATAAAGCAGCGCATAAATACAATTTAAAATATGCGCCCCACTTAGGTATGTTTAAACACCTTGCCGGAGATGACCCTATTGACCAATTGAACTTTATGGCGGATCAAGGTTATACTGCTTTTGAAGATAATGAGATGCGCAAGCGCCCCATTGAGCAACAAGAAAAAATGGCGGCAACTATGAAAAAACGTGGTATTGAAATGGGAGTTTTTGTCGCCCATGAAATTCATTGGAAAACGCCGAATCTAGCATCTGGAGATTTAACTAAAAGAGAAGAGTTTCTAAATGATATAAAAAGCTCAATTGAAGTAGCCAAACGAGTAAATGCAAAATGGATGACCGTAGTACCAGGTCATGTAGACCTAAAACTAAGAATAGGCTATCAAACTGCCAATGTTGTAGAAAGCCTTAGACAAGCATCTGCCCTATTAGAACCACATAATATTACCATGGTTTTAGAGCCATTGAATTTCAGAAATCACCCTGGCCTATTTTTGACCGACGCTCCTCAAGCATTTGAAATATGTAGAGCGGTTAATTCACCTTCATGTAAAATTTTATTTGATATCTATCACCAACAAATTCAAGAAGGAAACCTAATTCCGAATATGGAAGCCTCTTGGTCTGAAATAGCTTATATCCAAATTGGTGATAATCCTGGTAGAAATGAACCAACTACTGGTGAAATCAATTACCATAATGTGTTTAAATGGATACACGAACAAGGCTTTACCGGAGTTCTAGGGATGGAACACGGAAACTCAAGGGATGGAAAAGAAGGTGAACTGGCCGTTATAGAAGCTTATAAGAAAGTAGACAATTTTCTTTAA
- a CDS encoding gluconate 2-dehydrogenase subunit 3 family protein has product MDRRRVLKNMGMSLGYMVATPTLLSIVQSCKSEPALTWTPEFLAQNEGSVLSKLVNLILPKTDTPSATEVQVDIFIDRFAKDVMEKEQQDFFKMSMNKFIDKALADSGKEKAEDLTAEDLEPVLASSLKYNKDQQAEMLKTINSYTKAITEGGTAELDDEVSRFAFANNLRGMTIWGYKASEYVGEEVLAYLPVPGEYVPCGDLQELTGGKAWSL; this is encoded by the coding sequence ATGGATAGAAGACGCGTATTAAAAAATATGGGTATGTCACTTGGATATATGGTGGCCACCCCAACTTTATTATCAATTGTTCAAAGCTGTAAAAGTGAGCCTGCACTTACTTGGACACCTGAATTTTTAGCTCAAAATGAAGGGTCTGTACTTTCAAAATTGGTAAATCTTATTTTACCAAAAACAGATACTCCTTCTGCTACAGAAGTACAAGTTGATATTTTTATCGACAGGTTTGCAAAAGATGTGATGGAAAAGGAACAACAAGATTTCTTTAAAATGTCTATGAACAAATTTATTGATAAAGCCTTGGCCGATTCTGGTAAAGAAAAAGCTGAAGATTTAACTGCTGAAGATTTAGAACCAGTTTTAGCAAGCTCTTTAAAATACAACAAAGATCAACAAGCAGAAATGCTAAAAACCATTAACAGTTATACAAAAGCCATTACCGAAGGCGGTACTGCTGAGTTAGATGACGAAGTTTCAAGGTTTGCTTTTGCCAATAACTTAAGAGGTATGACTATTTGGGGCTATAAAGCTTCTGAATATGTAGGTGAAGAAGTTTTAGCTTATTTACCGGTACCTGGAGAATATGTACCTTGTGGTGACCTACAAGAGCTTACAGGCGGTAAGGCGTGGTCCTTATAA